CTGCTAAAACCCTGTATAATGCTCTAGCAGGTTATACAAGCCTTACCGGAAAACCTAAGTTGCCGCCTAGATGGGCTTTCGGTTATTTGCAAAGTAGATGGGGCTGGGAAGACAGTGCGTATATATCGAATGTTTTACACAAATTTAGGGCAGACAAACTGCCTGTGGATGCTTTTATTTTCGACTTTGAGTGGTTTACCAAAACCCCCGATTATTCTTTAGGTAAAAATGGTAAAGCTGGATATACAGATTTTATGTTTAACCCAAAACTATTCCCCCATCCTGCCAAACAGCTGGCTGAATTACATAGCCAGGGCGTCAAATTTATTGGCATACGTAAACCTCGATTGGGAAATGCGGCCATGTTAGACACAGCCAGAGAAAAAGATTGGCTTATCAGCCCAAATAGTGATAGCCGTGATTTAAACTTTAGCATCCCGGGTTTGCAGAACTGGTATGAAGCGAAAAACAGGCCACTCATAAAAGCCGGTGTTGATGCATGGTGGGACGATGAAGGTGAATCTTATTACACCTGCTATTATTGGTGGAATAAGACACAGCGTGACTTGCTTGCATCTGCGCGCCCTGGTTATCGCCATTTTGCCATTAACAGGTCATTCAGTCCGGGTAATCAGCGTTTGGGGTATTGTACCTGGAGTGGTGACATACCTTCTACCTGGTCTTCATTGGCAAACGTACCTCGGGATCTGCTTAATTTCAGTTTAGCTGGGATGTATTATGGTGCCTGCGACATAGGTGGTTTTCAAGGCACACCCACCAAAGAGATGCTGGTACGTTGGTTTCAGGCAGGCGTGTTTCTGCCAATTATGCGCGCACATTCCACCTTTGAAGTCCTGCCCCGTTTCCCTTATTTGTGGGGTAAGGATGGAGAGGCTGCTATACGCAAGGCGCTCGACTTAAGGTATCAATTACTGCCTTTTATTTATAGTCTAGGGCATGAAGCTTACAGAACAGGGGCACCTATTATGCGGCCGCTCGTGATGGAATTCCCTAAGGATACTGCTGTTAGCAATATGACGGATGAATGGCTATTAGGCAAAGGTGTATTGGCAGCTCCTATATTAGACTCGGGTGGCAGGCGTACTATTTATTTTCCTGATGATACATGGTATGATTACTTTACAGGCGATGTTATTAAGGGCCCCAAAACTATTTCAGTTGATAAAACACTCAGCCAAATACCTATGTATGTGCGAGCGGGGACAATTCTTCCCATAGGACCTGTTATACAATATTCAGAACAAATTTCTGAAACACCTCTTGAGATCCGCATCTATCCGGGTAAAAACGGCAGTTTTAAAATGTTTGAGGATGATGGAACATCTTATAATTATATGAAAGGTAAAACAAGAGTGACATCTTATATATGGAATGATCAATCACAGACTTTGTCATGGAAAGTAAGTGACAATTATTCAGATAAACATACTTATAAAACCATAAAAGTTCTATTAGGGAAAAGAGAAAAACTTGCGAAGCTTGGTAAAGAAGGGAGTATTAGTTTCAAATAATAGCTGATAAATTAAATGTAATACTATCATTGATATCATCATCAATGATAGTATTCTTTTTTAAGCCTTCAAATGCTTCAGGATGAACAGTACAGGACAGTTAATCAATTACCGGAGCTTATCTTTAACACAGAATGTTACATGTATTTAAATGCTAAAAGGCGTACAAAATGAGTTCTTATTTTATTGTGTCAATTATTGGAAAATGGCGAATTAATCTGTTAACTCAATTCTTAAGAATTAAGGGTAAAAATTTTATTAATGATTACATCTGCCACAAAGGTTAATCTGAGGATCAGGCATTCATTTACGCTTTAAATTTTCTAGGCAGAAAAGAGGAGAATCAATAGGGTTATTTTTATTTGTTAAGAACTTCACTAACTTATTTCCTAATACCTATTGATGGGTCGAATAATTGTCTATAGTGCCCAAAGAGCTAAATTTGAGAAGACAGCGCAACATTCATTATCCTTGTATTGGAGAAAATAGATTAAAAAATCGCAAATGAAATTAGTAAATGTTGATATGAAAAATTTATTGATAACAAGCATTCTATTCTTGCTTTTACTAGTCGCCTGCAATGTAAAAAAGCCTATTATTTCAAATGAAAATACAAGTTCCATAAATCTTGAAAAGAATTTTAATTCACCACCTGATTCTGTAAAACCCTGGATATATTGGTATTGGATTAATGATAATATTTCAAAGAAAGGTATTACCCAAGACCTTGAAACTATGGCCAAAGTAGGAATTGGAGAAGCCTTTATCGGCAATATTGGTTTGCCTGGAACACCCGACGGGAAAGTGCCATTTTTTAGTGAAGGCTGGTGGAAGCTCACAAAACATGCAATGCATGAAGGGGCGAGGACAGGCGTTAATATCGGGTTATTTAATGGCCCCGGATGGAGTCAGTCAGGTGGCCCTTGGATAAAACCCAATCAGTCGATGCGCTACTTGGTGCATAAAGATTGGAAGGTAGAAGGCCCGAAAAGATTTTCACAAAAATTAAAGATGGGCTACAATGATTTTCAACAAGTGGCAGTTCTTGCCTTTCCCCAACCCAAAGACGAGGATAAAATCATTTCCAATAAGACGGCTAAAATTCATGCTGCACAGATTCAAAATCTACAAGCGCTGTTTGATAATGATCCAATAACCTCAGCGGCCTTTCCGACAGGAGACAAATCAGTAACCATAGATATCTCCACTGAATCTCCCTTTACTGCACGTAGCCTAACATTATATCCTTCCGGACAGCCCGCTTCCATGGATTGCGCCTTAGAAGACTTTAATCAGGATAAATGGCAAACCGTAAAAAAGTTTACAATGGATCGGAGTAATCCGAATTTAAATGTCGGGCCTATGCCCTACGGGCCGGTAGCTATTTCATTTCCCGATGTGCGCAGTTCAAAGTTCAGGCTGGTGTTTTCCAATATACAAGGACAAGCCGGGCTTTCCGATATTCATCTGTCATCAGCCCCTAAACTGGATAACTATGTGGAAAAGCAATTAGGGAAAATGTACCCCGCCCCACATCCTATGTGGGATGCTTATGAATGGCCTTCCCAGGCTGAAGTGAATGACAAGTCAATGGACATAGACCCTTCGGCTATTATTAACATTACAAAATATCTTTCTAAGGACAGCACCCTTAGCTGGGATGTCCCTAAAGGCAATTGGATAATAGAAAGCATTGGTATGACACCTACTGGCGTTACAAATTCACCGGCTGTACCTGCCGGAACGGGCTTAGAGGTAGATAAGATGAATACAAAAGATATTACGGCTCATTTTAATGCTTTTGTCGGAAGGGTATTGGATAGTATTTCTCCTGAAGATAAGAAGGCCTTTAAACACGTAGTAGCAGATAGTTATGAAACCGGATCTGAAAACTGGACAGAAGGCTTCGATGAAGATTTTAAAAAACGATATGGTTATGACCCTAAGTTATGGCTTCCTGTATTATCAGGGCGAATCGTCAGAAGTGCTGATCAGTCCAATCGTTTTTTATGGGATATGCGTCGCTTAATTGCAACCAATATTGCTTATAAATATGTTGGAGGATTACGTAAACTAAGTGAAGCCCATGGTATGCAGACCTGGTTAGAAAATTATGGACATTGGGGATTCCCTTCAGAATTCTTGATGTATGGGGGGCAGTCCAATAATATTTCTGGTGAATTTTGGGCAGAAGGGGACTTAGGGAGCATCGAACTTCGGGACGCTTCTTCCGCTGCGCATATTTATGGTAAGCGGCAGGTGTGGGCAGAATCCTTTACGGCAGGAGGTTTAGCATTCTTAAGATATCCTGCCATGCTGAAAAAACGGGGTGACTGGGCTTTTACACAAGGTGTAAACCATACCCTATTGCACGTATATATAGAACAGCCCTATGATAGCGTTCCTGGTATGAATGCCTGGTTTGGTACTGAATTTAATCGACAAAATACTTGGTTTGGACAATCCAAAGTGTGGATGGATTATATCCGCAGGTGCAATTATATGTTGCAAAGAGGTAAGCCCGTGGAAGATGTATGTTATTATATTGGCGAAGATGCACCTAAAATGACAGGTATTGAAGACCCAAAACTTCCCGAAGGATATTCTTTTGATTGGATCAATGCAGAAGTGATTGAAAATCGATTATCCGTAAAAAACGGTAACCTGGTATTGCCTGATGGACTGTCTTATCGTTTAATGGTTTTGTCACCTGAAAAGACGATGCGTCCGGAAGTGTTGAAGAAGATCCGTGATTTGGTAGCTGCTGGTGCTACAATACTTGGAACACCACCGACACATTCTCCCAGTTTGGAAAATTATCCAATGGCTGACAATGAAGTAAAGGAGATGGCGAGAAAACTTTGGCAGCATTGTGATGGGAAAAACCTCAAAGCAGTAAAGTTTGGGAAGGGAATGGTTTTGCGTGGGATGGATATGCAAACAGCACTAGATAAATTAGGCGTTATTCCCGATGTAAAAATTCCCCATGGTGCCCCTCTCCTCTATATTCACAGAAAAATGGCGGATGCCGATATTTATTTCCTGACAAATCAGAGCGATAGTATTGTTGAGGTTTCTCCAGCGTTCCGTGTGACAGGCAAACAGCCGGAATTATGGAATGCAGTCACCGGCACCATTCGTGCCTTACCTGCCTTTCAACAAGAAAAAGGAAAGACAATTGTACCTCTGAAATTTCAACCCTCCCAAAGTTGGTTTGTCGTATTTAGAAAAACAGCCGATTCATCCAGTGCACAAACTATAGAAGATAACTTTCCTGATTTTAAACTAGTGCAACAAATAAGTGGACCCTGGCTTGTTACTTTTAATAATAAAATGCGCGGGCCTGCCCAACCTGTAATTTTTGAGAGATTAACAGACTGGTCAAAAAGCGATAATGATAGCATCCGGTATTATTCCGGCACCGCAGATTATCAGAAAAATTTTACTATCCGTCAATTGCCGGAAGGACGACAATTTTTTCTTAATCTCGGGAATGTAAACATCTTAGCACATGTTAAATTAAATGGAATAGAAATCGGAGGCGTTTGGACTGCACCGTGGCAAATTAATATTACAGGAGCTTTAAGAAAGGGTGAAAATAAATTAGAAATCAGTGTAGTAAATCTATGGGTAAATCGGTTAATTGGAGATAGCGGGCTGCCAATGGATCAACGTAAAACCTGGACACCTGTTAACCCTTACAATACCAATAGCAGCTTGCAACCTTCCGGGTTATTGGGTCCAGTAACCATTCAATCCGTGAAATATCTAAAATAAAAAGAAATGTATATTAATTGCTGAATCATTCCTGAATAATCCGTTCTCTGAAACAACAAAAGGGGTTAAGGTATTCGCATAAACTATAATCAATATTTTGGTAATTTTATTTTTTATGAAATCAATGAAAGGTCCTTCAAAGCAAATCTTTCTAAAAAATATTGTAAGTGACGCGATTAGGTAAAATAATGGCGGGCTATTTATTTAAATAATAGCTGTCACTATTCGTTCATCTTTTATCAATGTTTTTCTTGAGAGATATGCGTTTCAAATTTCAATATGCTATTAGGCTCATATGTGAAAGTTCTACCGCCATCTTTACTAATCGATTCTTCCCCGTCGAAAGAAGGTGCCGGCTCACCAAATGCTGTACCATAGCAACCTTTTGTTGCATTAGAACGCAATACAATCCTGTATCTTTCATTTTTCTTAACCTGGATATTTGGTCGAATATGTATGTTTTTTGCAGACCAACCAATTCTATTTGAATCAATGGTTCCTGAATATAATGCACTGCCCTTTGGCTGGTTCTTTTCACCGGCCTTGAAAATATCTATTACCAGGTTGGCATTCGGATGATGCTCCTTAAATATGGTAATAGCTACTGTAGTTAATAAGCCCGACTGCAGTGCGGTAAAGGTTTGCGAATATTGGATTTGTTTTGCGATATCCCCTGTTAAAGTAAATCCGTTGTTCCTTAAAGATGAATCTAGGCTTATAAGCCTAGCTTTCGAATTACCTGTTATAAAATTATAATTGGTTTCACAGTTGATGGGCTCTATTGCCCCGGCTGTATCAAAAGAT
The Arachidicoccus soli DNA segment above includes these coding regions:
- a CDS encoding glycosyl hydrolase — translated: MKLVNVDMKNLLITSILFLLLLVACNVKKPIISNENTSSINLEKNFNSPPDSVKPWIYWYWINDNISKKGITQDLETMAKVGIGEAFIGNIGLPGTPDGKVPFFSEGWWKLTKHAMHEGARTGVNIGLFNGPGWSQSGGPWIKPNQSMRYLVHKDWKVEGPKRFSQKLKMGYNDFQQVAVLAFPQPKDEDKIISNKTAKIHAAQIQNLQALFDNDPITSAAFPTGDKSVTIDISTESPFTARSLTLYPSGQPASMDCALEDFNQDKWQTVKKFTMDRSNPNLNVGPMPYGPVAISFPDVRSSKFRLVFSNIQGQAGLSDIHLSSAPKLDNYVEKQLGKMYPAPHPMWDAYEWPSQAEVNDKSMDIDPSAIINITKYLSKDSTLSWDVPKGNWIIESIGMTPTGVTNSPAVPAGTGLEVDKMNTKDITAHFNAFVGRVLDSISPEDKKAFKHVVADSYETGSENWTEGFDEDFKKRYGYDPKLWLPVLSGRIVRSADQSNRFLWDMRRLIATNIAYKYVGGLRKLSEAHGMQTWLENYGHWGFPSEFLMYGGQSNNISGEFWAEGDLGSIELRDASSAAHIYGKRQVWAESFTAGGLAFLRYPAMLKKRGDWAFTQGVNHTLLHVYIEQPYDSVPGMNAWFGTEFNRQNTWFGQSKVWMDYIRRCNYMLQRGKPVEDVCYYIGEDAPKMTGIEDPKLPEGYSFDWINAEVIENRLSVKNGNLVLPDGLSYRLMVLSPEKTMRPEVLKKIRDLVAAGATILGTPPTHSPSLENYPMADNEVKEMARKLWQHCDGKNLKAVKFGKGMVLRGMDMQTALDKLGVIPDVKIPHGAPLLYIHRKMADADIYFLTNQSDSIVEVSPAFRVTGKQPELWNAVTGTIRALPAFQQEKGKTIVPLKFQPSQSWFVVFRKTADSSSAQTIEDNFPDFKLVQQISGPWLVTFNNKMRGPAQPVIFERLTDWSKSDNDSIRYYSGTADYQKNFTIRQLPEGRQFFLNLGNVNILAHVKLNGIEIGGVWTAPWQINITGALRKGENKLEISVVNLWVNRLIGDSGLPMDQRKTWTPVNPYNTNSSLQPSGLLGPVTIQSVKYLK
- a CDS encoding TIM-barrel domain-containing protein, translated to MKIKKAHLSLLLIVFFQSSVFLSVNAQITKSQDGILLKVGNQQIRLSTVNNGAFCISLNDSATPSKIKSVFIDASKHKHIPYTVIAATPLYGIKTSYGKLLVNTTTQLWSLYDAAGQVLIRDGSYATTATSIQISYTAKGLLYGSGNKTSKDLEKNQGDASAGNGVSDIPYYWDNTGYCALGISANDNSPSSWKRSTKDGTLTWNFSGKAANLYLWAAKTLYNALAGYTSLTGKPKLPPRWAFGYLQSRWGWEDSAYISNVLHKFRADKLPVDAFIFDFEWFTKTPDYSLGKNGKAGYTDFMFNPKLFPHPAKQLAELHSQGVKFIGIRKPRLGNAAMLDTAREKDWLISPNSDSRDLNFSIPGLQNWYEAKNRPLIKAGVDAWWDDEGESYYTCYYWWNKTQRDLLASARPGYRHFAINRSFSPGNQRLGYCTWSGDIPSTWSSLANVPRDLLNFSLAGMYYGACDIGGFQGTPTKEMLVRWFQAGVFLPIMRAHSTFEVLPRFPYLWGKDGEAAIRKALDLRYQLLPFIYSLGHEAYRTGAPIMRPLVMEFPKDTAVSNMTDEWLLGKGVLAAPILDSGGRRTIYFPDDTWYDYFTGDVIKGPKTISVDKTLSQIPMYVRAGTILPIGPVIQYSEQISETPLEIRIYPGKNGSFKMFEDDGTSYNYMKGKTRVTSYIWNDQSQTLSWKVSDNYSDKHTYKTIKVLLGKREKLAKLGKEGSISFK